A genomic region of Pelodiscus sinensis isolate JC-2024 chromosome 1, ASM4963464v1, whole genome shotgun sequence contains the following coding sequences:
- the LOC102462918 gene encoding C-type lectin domain family 12 member A-like isoform X2, with product MTEEITYADLEFNKCYALENIPKPAAPEEKGLPPSCPTWRLAALTFLTLCLALLVGLLILGIMCPSCILCPVNWQWMGGDTCFYISMQKKSWEESRQFCSLQNSTLLMLKDREKLNHVPPRDKSQYYWIGLHKSESAGWLWEDGSDLLTEKADWIGSYQFYRCGYLHGLMISNHDYCTMKHFWICEKAVFKLST from the exons ATGACAGAGGAAATAACATATGCAGACCTGGAATTTAATAAATGCTATGCACTGGAAAATATCCCAAAGCCTGCTGCTCCTGAGGAAAAAG GACTCCCCCCTTCATGTCCCACGTGGCGTTTGGCTGCCCTGACTTTCCTCACACTATGCTTGGCATTGCTGGTAGGGCTGTTAATCCTGGGAATCATGT GTCCCAGTTGTATACTCTGTCCTGTTAACTGGCAATGGATGGGAGGTGACACCTGCTTCTACATTTCAATGCAGAAGAAGTCCTGGGAAGAGAGCCGGCAGTTCTGTTCCTTACAGAATTCCACCCTTCTCATGCTAAAAGACAGGGAGAAACTG AACCACGTCCCTCCAAGAGATAAGTCTCAATATTACTGGATTGGTCTGCATAAATCTGAGAGTGCCggctggctgtgggaggatgGCTCAGATCTTTTGACAGAGAAAGCAGATTG GATTGGCTCGTATCAATTTTATAGATGTGGCTACCTGCATGGACTGATGATTAGTAACCATGACTACTGCACAATGAAGCACTTCTGGATCTGTGAGAAAGCAGTTTTCAAACTAAG
- the LOC142830526 gene encoding late histone H2A.2.2-like yields the protein MSETESESESEHSGETSNTKEAKAKITRSSRAGLLFSVSRIDRLLRKGQFADRIGAGAPVYMAAVLQYLTHEIMDIAGEVAARSKKRRISPRHLQLAIHSDSELKKLLGGVTISQGGVLPLNQAVPLPSKKRNGRRSIKRRIAPASVPVK from the coding sequence ATGTCTGAGACTGAGTCTGAGTCTGAGTCTGAGCACTCTGGTGAGACTTCAAACACAAAGGAGGCCAAGGCCAAAATCACCCGTTCttcccgggctgggctgctgtTCTCTGTCAGTCGCATAGACAGACTGCTACGCAAAGGACAATTTGCAGACCGTattggagctggagcaccagtctACATGGCTGCAGTGCTTCAGTACCTGACTCACGAGAttatggatattgctggggaaGTCGCTGCACGCAGCAAGAAGCGTCGGATTTCCCCGCGGCACTTGCAGCTGGCCATCCACAGTGACTCAGAGCTCAAGAAACTTCTGGGAGGTGTCACCATCTCTCAGGGCGGGGTTCTGCCCTTAAATCAGGCTGTGCCTTTACCTTCCAAGAAGAGAAATGGCAGGAGATCCATCAAGAGACGGATTGCCCCTGCCTCTGTCCCGGTTAAATGA
- the LOC102456592 gene encoding histone H2A-like, giving the protein MSETETESESESEHSGETSNTKEAKAKITRSSRAGLLFSVSRIDRLLRKGQFADRIGAGAPVYMAAVLQYLTHEIMDIAGEVAARSKKRRISPRHLQLAIHSDSEFKKLLGGVIISQGGVLPLNQAVPLPSKKRNGRRSIKRRIAPASVSVK; this is encoded by the coding sequence ATGTCTGAGACTGAGACTGAGTCTGAGTCTGAGTCTGAGCACTCTGGTGAGACTTCAAACACAAAGGAGGCCAAGGCCAAAATCACCCGTTCttcccgggctgggctgctgtTCTCTGTCAGTCGCATAGACAGACTGCTGCGCAAAGGACAATTTGCAGACCGTATTGGAGCTGGAGCACCGGTCTACATGGCTGCAGTGCTTCAGTACCTGACTCATGAGAttatggatattgctggggaaGTCGCTGCACGCAGCAAGAAGCGTCGGATTTCCCCGCGGCACTTGCAGCTGGCCATCCACAGCGACTCAGAGTTCAAGAAACTGCTGGGAGGCGTCATCATCTCTCAGGGCGGGGTCCTGCCCTTAAATCAGGCTGTGCCTTTACCTTCCAAGAAGAGAAATGGCAGGAGATCCATCAAGAGACGGAttgcccctgcctctgtctcgGTTAAGTGA
- the LOC102462918 gene encoding C-type lectin domain family 12 member A-like isoform X1, with protein sequence MTEEITYADLEFNKCYALENIPKPAAPEEKGLPPSCPTWRLAALTFLTLCLALLVGLLILGIMFFQVSSDFQQQIRNLMKKQETLHTNFSTRLQDMKDNLCLKGEEKNKNNGPSCILCPVNWQWMGGDTCFYISMQKKSWEESRQFCSLQNSTLLMLKDREKLNHVPPRDKSQYYWIGLHKSESAGWLWEDGSDLLTEKADWIGSYQFYRCGYLHGLMISNHDYCTMKHFWICEKAVFKLST encoded by the exons ATGACAGAGGAAATAACATATGCAGACCTGGAATTTAATAAATGCTATGCACTGGAAAATATCCCAAAGCCTGCTGCTCCTGAGGAAAAAG GACTCCCCCCTTCATGTCCCACGTGGCGTTTGGCTGCCCTGACTTTCCTCACACTATGCTTGGCATTGCTGGTAGGGCTGTTAATCCTGGGAATCATGT TTTTTCAGGTTTCCAGTGACTTCCAGCAGCAGATTAGGAACCTCATGAAGAAACAGGAAACTCTGCATACAAATTTCTCAACAAGGTTGCAAGACATGAAAGATAATTTGTGTCTTAAAGGGGAGGAAAAGAATAAGAATAATG GTCCCAGTTGTATACTCTGTCCTGTTAACTGGCAATGGATGGGAGGTGACACCTGCTTCTACATTTCAATGCAGAAGAAGTCCTGGGAAGAGAGCCGGCAGTTCTGTTCCTTACAGAATTCCACCCTTCTCATGCTAAAAGACAGGGAGAAACTG AACCACGTCCCTCCAAGAGATAAGTCTCAATATTACTGGATTGGTCTGCATAAATCTGAGAGTGCCggctggctgtgggaggatgGCTCAGATCTTTTGACAGAGAAAGCAGATTG GATTGGCTCGTATCAATTTTATAGATGTGGCTACCTGCATGGACTGATGATTAGTAACCATGACTACTGCACAATGAAGCACTTCTGGATCTGTGAGAAAGCAGTTTTCAAACTAAG